A window of Diabrotica virgifera virgifera chromosome 9, PGI_DIABVI_V3a contains these coding sequences:
- the LOC114341988 gene encoding uncharacterized protein LOC114341988 codes for MCTFQPEHLLVRELDYELRIREIEVEEAAKCDRKRSLLRGALKQEQGNRSFRQISAAAIPFLEQQQGINETLEDLTQKINNFRGTVHDSMYSRYISRLAHISGRVHLLCCSDEEQQLYKRSMSIRILSLEGELDSRVNPLATSTPVSSVQASNSLLHPKPVQVHKWGVSFSGEGHYDQVISFLDRVECLRVSRGVSEEDLFSASAELFTGHAFTWFMNNRGSFTTWTGLAQKLKSDFLPYSFQTDLLDEIKNRKQKPGESVTMFINTMLGMCSRLDTPLTDNAKN; via the coding sequence ATGTGTACCTTTCAGCCAGAACATTTGTTAGTTAGGGAGTTAGATTATGAGCTGAGGATAAGGGAAATAGAGGTTGAAGAAGCCGCTAAATGTGATAGAAAACGCAGTCTATTGCGTGGTGCTCTTAAACAGGAGCAAGGAAATAGGAGTTTCCGTCAGATTTCAGCTGCAGCTATTCCTTTCCTGGAACAACAACAGGGAATAAATGAGACACTAGAGGATCTTACgcaaaagataaataattttagagGGACTGTCCATGATAGCATGTATTCTAGATACATTTCACGTCTTGCTCATATCTCTGGTCGTGTCCACTTATTATGTTGCTCAGATGAGGAGCAACAACTTTACAAACGCTCTATGTCCATTAGGATTCTCAGTCTAGAAGGTGAACTCGATTCTCGAGTAAATCCTCTAGCCACGTCCACTCCTGTTTCTTCAGTTCAAGCCTCTAATTCCTTGTTACATCCCAAGCCTGTGCAGGTACATAAGTGGGGAGTTTCGTTTTCTGGTGAAGGTCATTATGACCAAGTAATTTCATTTTTAGATAGGGTAGAATGTCTTCGTGTTTCGAGAGGTGTGAGTGAGGAAGATCTTTTTTCGGCTTCTGCCGAATTATTTACAGGCCATGCTTTTACGTGGTTTATGAACAACCGTGGTAGCTTTACCACTTGGACTGGTTTGGCTCAGAAACTAAAATCCGATTTTCTGCCTTATTCTTTCCAAACTGATCTCTTAGACGAGATCAAGAACCGCAAGCAGAAACCTGGAGAATCAGTGACTATGTTTATTAACACTATGttgggtatgtgtagtcgtttagatactcctttaacagataatgcaaaaaattaa